A region of the Methanomassiliicoccales archaeon genome:
AAGCTTCGGCCGCAGCTTTGCAGGCACGGTCAACCTCTTGCTCTGTAGCGCGAGGAACCTCAGCGAAGAATTCCTCGGTAGCCGGATCTCGCACTGGAAAGACGCCCCCGCTTCCCTCTCGAATCCACTGCCCTCCAATTAACATCATTTTCTCATCACCTTTTGCAAATCACATTAACAATAGCCCGGCGTGCTTCTTCCCCACCCAGCCAGAGGGGAATACCAAATTTAGAACGTCTTTCCTTTTAAGCCAGCTCATCAACACCTCCTTCAATTACGAGTTGGTCGAAAATATCCCGAAGTGCTTTGTAAGAATTAAGGAACAATGTGTGAATGCGTGTGTAAACCTCCATACTAGAACCAGGTTCAATCGCTTTTTCAACCCTCACAAATTTTTCTGCAGCAGCATTAAAATTCGAAAGCAGTCCTACGCCAACCGCTCCAGCCATTGCTGCTCCTAAAGCTGTGGCTTCTAGCGGCGTACTGGTGATATAGAGTGGCGTTCCAAAGACATCAGCCAAGATATGAGCCCAAAAGCGGCTTTTGACACCACCGCCGATAGCTCGCATCTCTTCGAAGTTAACCCCCAGTTCCTGCAGTGCTAAGAAAATAGTGCGAAGATTTAAAGCAACCCCCTCATAAATAGCCCGCAGAAAGTGAGCCCGCGTGTGTTTGCGTGTAATCCCGAGAAAAACGCCGCGGGCGTTCGGGTTCCAATAGGGACTGCGCTCTCCCATCAGGTACGGGAGAAACAAAAGACCATTACATCCCGGCGGAATCCGCTGCGCTTCGAGTTCAACGAGATCGTAAGGGTTAAGTCCAAGCCATTCTGCTGCCTTAATTTCTAAAGACCCCAACGTTTCTTTCGCCCATTCCAAAGAGCTTCCGGCGTTGTGCATCGTCCCGTTTGGGGAAAAAAGTCTAGGATCAAGATGAGGCCAGGTGAAAGTGCGCATCTGCGGGTCAAGAACTGGCCTTTCACTCACTCCCGCTACCCACGCTGATGAACCTAGATAGATATGACCGATTCCAGGGTACACAACTCCGGCTCCTGCAGTAGCACATACCCCGTCTCCGCCTCCGATCACTACCGGGATTCCAGCAACGAGGTCTGCTTCAGCTGCTCTCTCTGGGACCACTTCGCCCACTACTGTAGTAGAGGGGACAATGTCTGGAAGGAGCTCTCGCCGTATTCCTGTTGCGGCAAGCATTTTTTCCGACCAATCAAGATGGTGGATGTCTAAAAGCCCTGTCCCACAGGCGTCTGAGTGGTCAGTAACCCACCGGTGGGTAAGCCGATGGACAATAAAATCTTTGGCCTGCAAAAATTTGTAAGTTTTTTCAAATATCTGAGGTTCATGCTTCATAAGCCACATAATTTTTGGAGCTGAGTACGCCGGCCCTAATCGGTGACCAGTGATCCGGTAGATTTCTTCAAGCCCGATCTTCTGGAGAAGGCTCTGGGTTTCAGCAATGGCCCGCTGGTCAGCCCAAATGATCGCTGCGCGAAGGGGTTCTCCATTTTTAGCTACGGGAAGGCATCCCATCATCTGTCCCGAGAATGAGATGACGGCAATCTCTTTTGAGGAGATTCCGGTACGGGCAAGAACTTCGCGTGTTGCATAACAAAATGCTCGCCACCATTCAGTCGGGTCTTGCTCAGCCCATGTAGCGCTAACATAGTTAGTTGGATAGCCAAAAAAGGCATTTCCCACAATTTGGCCACTCTCCACATCAAAAAGAACAGCTTTATCCCCAGTTGTGCCAAGATCATGTGCCAAAATGTACTTGCGTTTCATAGCAGCACCTCACTTCCCAACAGGTATCAGCCCCCTGATGAAGTATCGCTGTAGGCCGATGGTAATAGCAACAGGAGGAAGAACCGCCAGAGTAGCAAGAGCTGAAATGTCCCACCACTGAGGTCCGCGCTGAAAATGTTGAGAGGCTATAAGAATAGGCATAGTCTGCGCGCGAGAATATGTCAAAATTAGGGCAAATAAAAACTCATTCCATGCAAACACAAAGCAAAGCAAAAACGTGGCTGTTAAGCTTGGAAATAACATAGGAATTACAACTCGAAATAAAATTGTTATCGGAGAAGCACCATCGACTAGGGCTGCTTCTTCTATTGAGGGAGGGATTTGCCCCAAGAAATTAGCTAGGATCCAAACGGAAAGTGGCAAATTAAAAACAGTGTAAACAAGAATTAAACCTATATGTGTGTCCAGCAAGCCCAATGTTTGATACATAATAAATATAGCAAACACAACGATGATGGGGGGCATAATCCTTTGCGACACGATCCAAAAAAGAATGTCTTCATTTCGCATAAAACCAAAATGAAACCGAAACCGCGTTAACGCGTATGCTGCCATTAGTCCTAGAAATGTTGACAAAAAAGCGCTACTTAAACCAACAATGAGGCTATTAGCATAGGGTTTTAATAGTGCAGCTTGTTCTACTGTAAAAATGCGAATCCACCAACGCGATGTAGGGGTAAAATCAACCCAAGGAATAAATTTCGGGCCTAGATAAACATCGAGTTTTTCTTTAAAAGAAGTCGTAATCAACCAAAAAAGAGGTGCAATGACGACTAACGCCCAGAAAATCAAAACTGCATAAGTTCCAGCTATTATTAAATATCGCTTCATATTATTCCAACTTAATAGCCCTTAAGCTTCTCGTTAGCACCGTAAAAAACATTGCTGCAATTAAAACCATAAAAAATAAGCTGAAGGCAATCGTCGCACCATATGCAAGATCGAAAGCCCTAAAACCAACATTATATCCAAAAAGTGTAAGGCTCTCAGTGGCCTGTCCTGGACCTCCTCCAGTCATGATGTATATTACATCAACAATTTTGAAACACTCAATGCTACGCAAGAGCAACGCCGCAATGGATGGGGGTGCTAAAAGAGGCATAATAACGTAGAGAAATTTCCTCCAAGCAGTTGCTCCGTCGACGTCAGCCGCCTCCAAGTATTCTTTAGGAATAGCTTCTAAACCAGCATAAAGCAAGAGAAACATGAAAGGAGTCCATTGCCATATATCAGTGATTATAATAGAGTAAAGCGCAATCTTAGGGTCTACCAGCCAACCTATAGGTTGTAGGCCTATACGTTGCAATATCCCAGTAATTGGACCTCGAGCAACATCCAGGATCATTCGCCAAGTATAGCCAACAGCAATGGGGGTAAGAAGCATAGGAATAATGTACAGTACCCTAAAAAATCCGCAGCCAAAGGGCCTCTTGTATAATAAAAGAGCCAATATTAAGCCAATGCAATATTCTACAAAAACTGCTATAAAAACAATCTTAATGGTTACAAAAACTGCATTCCAAAATCGTTGGTCATGAAAAAGACGAACCCAATTACTAATACCAGCGAACTGAATCGCTATCCTGCCGCCAGTAAAAGATACCCTCCCAAAAACCAAGGCTAATGTGAATACGAATGGGAAAAGAGTGAACAACAATAACAAGATCACAGTCGGACTAAGCAATAACCTTTTTTCACGTCGCCCCAGGTTCCCCATGATCAGTTCAACTATAACATAAAAAGGGCCCCAAGCGTGTTTACGCTTGGGGCCCCGTTCCTCATACTACTTAGGAGGCAACCCTAGTGAGAGCCTATAGTAAAGAAGCTGCTTGTCGCGACCCAATTCATTGGTTATTTGATCCCAAATTTTTGCTACCTCGTCTAGAGCGGCTTTCGGAGTAAGTTCACCTGCCACTACCCGAGACAACGCTCTGTCCACAGCTTCGAAGTAACGAGCTTGGCCAGGGATCCGCAGATCAGGCTGCGCGTTCGGGTGGCTAATAGTGTCCAGTATGGCTTTCAGGTAGGCTTCAGCTGCCTCTCTGCTGAATCCCATGCCAATCCAACCCGACAATTTCTCAAAGTGTGAGTAACGATAGGGGTTAAAACCGGTTTCAGGCGTAGTCACACTTACATAGCTGTTGTCAGGTCGAGCAAGGTATGAAATGAAGTCATAAGCAGCTTCAATATGCTTGCTGTTGTGAGCAATGGCGGCAACCCAGCCGCCGAAAGCGAGATAGCCAGCTTGATTCGGTTCAGGCAGTTTCACCCAGGTTCCCTTAGAAAAGTCCCAGACTTCATCAGATCCGGGAAGCACTGCATACCCAACCTTGCCTCTTACAGTAGACTCTTCACCGACTTCGGAGATCACGCCGATATCGCCCCAGTCAATGGCCATGGCAGCAAGTCCAGCAGCAAATACACTACGAATTTCTCCGGAGTCCATGTTGATCATACCCGGAACACCATATTTCATGATCTCGACATAGTCTTCCAAAGCGCGAACATGTCCGGGTGAATTGATACGGGGTGCCATAGTTTCTGGATCAAAGAAAAGGCCACCAGGCTGGCCAGGCAATGCGACGTACCCCACTGTGCGAGAGAAGAAACACCAGTCAGCCTGACCAGCGTAGCGACGAGGTTCGACCACGCCGTACTCGATTTGACCATCACCATCCCAATCCCACCCATTGAAGAACTCCGCTATATCGCGTACCTGTTTCCACGTTTTCGGTGGCACTGGAAGATCATAACCATATTTTTCCTTGAATTTGGCTTGATATTCAGGGTTCTCAAGAGCGTCTTTGCGATAGTAGAAAATATGGCAATCTCCATCTACTGGAACTGCATAAATTTTACCCCCCCAGCTGACGATACGCTCACGATAAATGGGAAGAATGTCATTCCACTGAATGTAAGGGTCCTTGGCAATAAACTCATCCAAAGGCACGAGGAATCCTGCAGCTGCAAAATCTGGGAGCCATGCTGAAGGGAAGATCACTACGTCAAATGCGGCCTCCGCCAGCCCGAACGAGGCGTACATCTTGGGATACAGTTCTCCCCAAGGAGCAGTGACAAGAACAATCTTTGCTCCTGTTGCCTTCTCCCAGTCGGGAGCGAACATCATGACCGGTTTAGCGATATATGGTGGGGTCTGCGTAAAAACAGTGATAACAACACCCTCATACTTCCGAGCAGCCGCCACTCCAACCAAGCCAATCAACACCACCAAGCTCGCGATAACAATTTTCCGCATCATAAATTCCTGCACCTCCTTTAAAGAAGCTTTACACTAGTACCGAGTAAAAGGAACCTAAGATCACCTCCTTTTGTTTAAGTCTAAAGATTTTCGTTATTATTGTATCAACCCGCACTACTTATGTCAAGGGGGTAGTAAAGACGGACGAGAGAGGAATAAAAAGAGCGAACCTTCTTTACCCCGCATGACCCAAAAACCGGGAAACTTCATGGGCTGCAACAGTAACAGCCTGCACGAATCGGTCTAAAGGATCATGTGTTAATCTGGTTTTGGGTAAGGATACGGATATTGCGGCCACCACGCGGCCCCGATAATTTCGTACTGGCGCAGCCACACAGATGGTTCCCTCGTGAAACTCTTCCCAATCCATAGCATAGCCTTGAGACCGTACTCGCTCTAACTCCCTCTTCAAAACTTCGGGGTTCGTTATGGTATTAGGCGTAAGGGCAGGCAAAGACCCTTTGGCCAAAATGCGCTCAAGTGCTTCATAATCATAAGCTAGAAGTATTTTCCCTAGCGCTGTACAATGAGGCGGAACCCGCCGGCCAATCACGGAGGGGATCACTACGCTTGGCGCCGCCTCCTCTCGATCCAAATACAAAACTTCATCCTCATAAAGAACGGCCAAATGGGCGTTCACTTCAAGCTCCCGCGCCAGTTTTTTCAATACAGGTTTCGCCTTCTCCCGGATGTCCAAAGAAGACAAAATCTGATTGGCTAACGCCAAGATTCGCAGTCCCAGTTTGTACCGCTTTGGTCTCGGGATCTCGCTCGAGATACCCAAATTTGTGCAAGGTATAAACGATTGGGTAGACGCTCCCGGGTTTAGCTCCCAAGCGCTGGGCTATCTCGGAAAGACTTAGCCCCTGTTCAACCCCATTGAAAAACTCTAACACCCGTAAGGCTTTAGCCAAAGACGTGTTTAAGTACCGTTCTTTTGACATATGTAACCAAATTATACAAAAACAAAGGTGCGCGGTCTGAGAAACCTCAAGAGTAGAACTAGCTTAACAGGGATTAGAACACCTTTGCGACATATGTCACAACAAGGGGAGCGAAAATTCTGAGCCTGCCCAAGAGGATTGCAACATCGGCTGTTACAATTTGCATCCAATTGTAAGAAGCCCTAAGGCCGATAAATGCGGTCCGCACGAGGCAAATGGGAGGAAGTCCTTTCAGCCCACGCGGCTTCCAAAACCTTAGGGGTGAAGACGTCCCTTTAAGCGCGACATATGTCGCAATAGAGGGATCAAAGGTTTTAGGCCTGCCTACAGAGGCTGGAACATCGATTATTACAATTGTTACCAAATTGTAACCAACCTTCAAGGCCCATAAAGGCGGCCCATTCGAGTAAAAGGAGAAGAAGACGTCCTCCGGATCCCCTTTAAAGTGCGACATATGTCGCAATAAAGAAAAAGCAAGGCTTTAAGGATCGGAATAATAGCTACTACAGTTTTGCCAAAATTGAAAGGGGTAAGGCATAGTAAAGACTAAGGGATTTCGGCGGCAGTATCCAGCCTTACATTATTTTCCCACACGGCAGAGGTGCAACCTTACAGCCAGCCGAAATTATTTGCTCCAATTGAAAACAAAATCTGAGCAAAAGTCCCTTCCGGCTCCTAATGCCTCTTAGTAAAGAGCACCCTGAGTGCCGACGGGCACACCTAATGTTAGGGTAAGGCTTAGTTATCGCGTTAGCTCGTTTAAAAACTCGCAAAGCCATTTCGCCGATCGGGGAATGTATTTTTTTCAATCCTCGGCCGCCGATTTCTGTGACTTTTTAGCCGCGTGTTTACAGACCAACGAACAGTATCCAACTATGCCGTGTGTTTCCTTGGTACACCCCCATGTACATAGAGTGACAGGTTAACCATCAAATCCAAATAATAACGGGACAAGCTACGGTATATAGGGTAACAACTCAGGCGGAAAGTAAACCCTGCCTGTCATGTCAATCATCCATACATTTCCTGATTGCCAAGCTGCCGTAGGAATATATCCACATCCTAAGCCACCAGCTCCAATTAGCCAATACTTTGGATTATACGTAGTCTCAGCTATCGCCCACACAGTGTTATCATTACGGCGCCAAACAATTGTCCATCTGTCTGGCCAACATTTATTAAATAGCCCTGACCTTTCTGTTACCCAGGTTGGATGTACTTGTACTAGTCCGAAAAGATGCGCTTTGTTTTGAACATGGTCATAGTAACCCCCAAAAGCCACAGGGAACCGTAAAGCGTATAAAAGTGCAACGTACAGAATCGTGGAATCTTCACAATCTCCTTTCCGCAGCATCAATGTCTCAATAGGGGTTTGCCAGTATTCATCCGTTTCGTGGGCATAAGTGATTACTCGTTGAACGAAGAACAACGTATTAGTAGCAATCTTATAGTAGTTTGCGTTTACATTCCCCAAATAGTCGCTATTAATAGCTCTAGCCAGTGACTCAAGGAACCAATCATCTTCCTCCCAAATTATTAATTTTGTCACCGACGATATGGGCCCGCTGCGGGGAAGAGAGGCCAATTGAGATAAACAAAAAAGATAGCGAGGAATAAGCCACCCCAAATGTTGGGGGGTTAAGTAATCTGCCCACCAATCGAATATTTGTAGAACACTTCCTGTTTGATAAATACATTGGTTAGTCGTTTCACCATTTGTCAACAAATGGAAACAAGTACCTAGTAAAATCAAAATACAAATCAATGTCCTCATATGAGATCACCCAAATTGTATTTTATCACAACGATGGCCCAAAAACCACCTCTGCGACCTTGCGCACCCTTTTTCTGGTCTTGGACTCTTTCACGTGGCTCGAGGACCCTGGGATTAGAATGCCCAGGGGTGCAAGATGGCCCAGATTGTCGTGAACCGTGCGCCGTTTCTGACTCTGTGAGCCACGGTGGTGGCCAGGCGTCTAGGCTATGGGAAAGAGGAGGCCCTTGCCTTGGCCAAGGCTTTTACTGGACCGCCCTCACCACCCATTCCAAAGCCCAACGTCTGGCCGTTCCCGTTTCAGCACCGAAACAAAGCGAGAAGAGAATTCAAACTGAACAGGCGGTTGGGATGAACGAAAACGTAGGCTTTCAAAAACGTTAACTACTCCAAAGCCAACGAAAGATCCCCCGCGCCCACCACGGACGCTGCTCACGGGGAGCTGGCAATGCCAGCCGCTCAAGATCACGAACCTGCTCTTGAAGTTTTAAGGCGAGATTGCGCCAGTAATCCCTCTCTTTTTCCAACTCTTCGACAAGCTTCTTTACAGCCCAAGGCAATTCCTGCGATGCTTCCACCTCGGCAACGGCGACTGAAACCTTGTTTGACGTGTCCTCCACGTCCTTCCCTAACGCACTTTGCGCCGTAGTGTTTTCTCCGTCTTTTGTTAATCCAGAGCCCAATTCCCCTCGTAGGACCCGTGCAGCTTGCCGTAAAGGCAACCCCCTTGTGCGACGCACTTCCTCAAACCTCTTTAGAACGGCGAGGGCGCTGTCGTCAAACAGCAACTGATTTTTAGGACCGCGGCGCAAGTGCGCGTCAAGGATGTCGGAAAGTAGGTCAACACGGAGTCGAACTCCGCGCTCCGTAATGCCAAGCGTCGCAGCGACATCTTCGATCGTAAGCATACGAGCGAGTCTGACGCTGATTACGTCTAAACGCTGAGACAAATGTCCTTTAAGATGGTGATCTTTGGGCATCAGGACTTGACTTGCCCGGTTGAAAGGCGTTAAAGTGCGACTGCCCAGTTTAGAGGAGGGCTATCGGCTAGGCTCAACGGAGAGCGCAAGAAAATTTAGGTTGGTTTGGGGGCCGAGAGGTCTATAAAAAGCGAAAAAGCCCGAGGTCGAGTCTCGGGCCTGGAGCGACCTCTCCCCCCGGAAGGGAGAGCTTTTGCCACCAAGACGAATAATAGGCCGCTCAAAGGCGGCTGTCAAGTCGGCTGTCTCTGGCCGACCGGACGTTCTTCTGCGTTTGCCCCGCTCCTGCAACAAGGTTTGGGACCTTCTCCAGCTTGAGGGAGGGGTGACGATCGTCACTTCCCTGCGGGAGCTAGCTAAGGATGCCCGGCTTTCACCCTGCCAGGTGCACCGGGCCCTGAGGAGGTTGGAGGGTGCCCACCTCATCCGCTGGGAACGGGAGCCCGGCCGGGGTAAAAGGTCCCGGATCACCCTCCTTTGGCGCCATAGAGTTATCCACAGCCCCGAGGAACAACAGGGCGAGGAAACTGCATCCCAACAAGAAAACCGAAATGTTTCCTCCCACGCGCGCGATACCTTATCCCCCTCAGAGAAACAGAGAAAAAGCCATTCGGGCTGTGCCTTCCATCTTCCCCTTGGTTCCCGTGCCCTCTTCTGGGCCATGGCGCAGCTCCGGAACGACCTCCTTTCGCGGCCCTCCATCAGCCCGGCCCGGCGGGCGGCGATCCTTTCGGCCCTGGGGCCGGCGGTGCACCGCGCCCTCCGGAGGGGAAGGGTCCAAACCCGGGGCGAGCTTGCCCGGCTCGTGGGCTTCCTTTTGGCCAGGCTCGAGGAGCGGCGGGGACTGGGCGTGGACCTCCCGGCCACAAGGCGCTGGGCGGAGTGGGCCGTGCGCGAGGGCCTCCGAGTTATCGAGGAACAGCGGGAGCGCTGGCAGGCCACGGAAAAATTCATTCAGGAACTTTTGCGGGAGGCTGAGGAAGCACGGCGGGCTTGGGAGGAGCTTTTGGAAAGCGGTGGAACTTCCCCGGCGGTCCTTAGGCGGGATAATCGGGGCGATGAGCTTGAGCCCCGAGGAGAGGGAGAAGCTCCGTTCTGCGCTTTTGAATTGGGTGCGGGTCTGCCGCCAGAAATACCCAGCGGTCGAGCCCGGCGAGCTTCGGGCGATGTGGAACGAGGCGGTGCAGGCGGTGTTCCGGCCGGCGTCGAACCCCGCTCCCAAGCGAGGCCCCGAGCTGACGAGGTCGGAAAGAGCTTAAGCTTTCCTGGGCTTTATGGGAGGCCAAGGAGGCCCGATGGCGAAACCCGAGGTTCGGGAATGGGTGCCGGAAGAGGGCAAACCCGCGGAGCGGGAAAAGCCGCCGAAGCCCAAGCACACGGAGAAGAGCTTTGTGGGGAAGAAGGTCCTGATCCGGTTCATGGATGGCTCCACCCTCACCGGGACGATCCTGGAGTTCCACACCTATACCTTTGCCGTAGAGACCGACGGAACCCCAATCCTCATCTACAAGCACGCGGTGAAAACGATCGAGAAGCGCTCTGAGTCAGGCAGTGGATGAAAGTCTGACTTTCCGTTAAAGTCAGAGTTGGTGAACGATGCCGAGGAAGAGGA
Encoded here:
- the xylB gene encoding xylulokinase, whose product is MKRKYILAHDLGTTGDKAVLFDVESGQIVGNAFFGYPTNYVSATWAEQDPTEWWRAFCYATREVLARTGISSKEIAVISFSGQMMGCLPVAKNGEPLRAAIIWADQRAIAETQSLLQKIGLEEIYRITGHRLGPAYSAPKIMWLMKHEPQIFEKTYKFLQAKDFIVHRLTHRWVTDHSDACGTGLLDIHHLDWSEKMLAATGIRRELLPDIVPSTTVVGEVVPERAAEADLVAGIPVVIGGGDGVCATAGAGVVYPGIGHIYLGSSAWVAGVSERPVLDPQMRTFTWPHLDPRLFSPNGTMHNAGSSLEWAKETLGSLEIKAAEWLGLNPYDLVELEAQRIPPGCNGLLFLPYLMGERSPYWNPNARGVFLGITRKHTRAHFLRAIYEGVALNLRTIFLALQELGVNFEEMRAIGGGVKSRFWAHILADVFGTPLYITSTPLEATALGAAMAGAVGVGLLSNFNAAAEKFVRVEKAIEPGSSMEVYTRIHTLFLNSYKALRDIFDQLVIEGGVDELA
- a CDS encoding carbohydrate ABC transporter permease, with the translated sequence MKRYLIIAGTYAVLIFWALVVIAPLFWLITTSFKEKLDVYLGPKFIPWVDFTPTSRWWIRIFTVEQAALLKPYANSLIVGLSSAFLSTFLGLMAAYALTRFRFHFGFMRNEDILFWIVSQRIMPPIIVVFAIFIMYQTLGLLDTHIGLILVYTVFNLPLSVWILANFLGQIPPSIEEAALVDGASPITILFRVVIPMLFPSLTATFLLCFVFAWNEFLFALILTYSRAQTMPILIASQHFQRGPQWWDISALATLAVLPPVAITIGLQRYFIRGLIPVGK
- a CDS encoding sugar ABC transporter permease, with protein sequence MFTLFPFVFTLALVFGRVSFTGGRIAIQFAGISNWVRLFHDQRFWNAVFVTIKIVFIAVFVEYCIGLILALLLYKRPFGCGFFRVLYIIPMLLTPIAVGYTWRMILDVARGPITGILQRIGLQPIGWLVDPKIALYSIIITDIWQWTPFMFLLLYAGLEAIPKEYLEAADVDGATAWRKFLYVIMPLLAPPSIAALLLRSIECFKIVDVIYIMTGGGPGQATESLTLFGYNVGFRAFDLAYGATIAFSLFFMVLIAAMFFTVLTRSLRAIKLE
- a CDS encoding sugar ABC transporter substrate-binding protein: MMRKIVIASLVVLIGLVGVAAARKYEGVVITVFTQTPPYIAKPVMMFAPDWEKATGAKIVLVTAPWGELYPKMYASFGLAEAAFDVVIFPSAWLPDFAAAGFLVPLDEFIAKDPYIQWNDILPIYRERIVSWGGKIYAVPVDGDCHIFYYRKDALENPEYQAKFKEKYGYDLPVPPKTWKQVRDIAEFFNGWDWDGDGQIEYGVVEPRRYAGQADWCFFSRTVGYVALPGQPGGLFFDPETMAPRINSPGHVRALEDYVEIMKYGVPGMINMDSGEIRSVFAAGLAAMAIDWGDIGVISEVGEESTVRGKVGYAVLPGSDEVWDFSKGTWVKLPEPNQAGYLAFGGWVAAIAHNSKHIEAAYDFISYLARPDNSYVSVTTPETGFNPYRYSHFEKLSGWIGMGFSREAAEAYLKAILDTISHPNAQPDLRIPGQARYFEAVDRALSRVVAGELTPKAALDEVAKIWDQITNELGRDKQLLYYRLSLGLPPK
- a CDS encoding IclR family transcriptional regulator encodes the protein MKKLARELEVNAHLAVLYEDEVLYLDREEAAPSVVIPSVIGRRVPPHCTALGKILLAYDYEALERILAKGSLPALTPNTITNPEVLKRELERVRSQGYAMDWEEFHEGTICVAAPVRNYRGRVVAAISVSLPKTRLTHDPLDRFVQAVTVAAHEVSRFLGHAG
- a CDS encoding helix-turn-helix domain-containing protein; the protein is MLEFFNGVEQGLSLSEIAQRLGAKPGSVYPIVYTLHKFGYLERDPETKAVQTGTANLGVSQSDFVFFGHPGEGETCIEKTGAGA
- a CDS encoding RNA chaperone Hfq, with product MAKPEVREWVPEEGKPAEREKPPKPKHTEKSFVGKKVLIRFMDGSTLTGTILEFHTYTFAVETDGTPILIYKHAVKTIEKRSESGSG